From Cohaesibacter gelatinilyticus, the proteins below share one genomic window:
- a CDS encoding IS5 family transposase (programmed frameshift) → MPDLFLLSVDPMSKIEPFFPKSHGIARVDDRRVISGIIYVLKNGLQWKDSPQAYGPHKTLYNRFRRWTELGVFDLIFSHLSAEDGPPDTLMIDATHLKAHRTASSLGKRGILPRHIGRTKGGLNTKLHAVCDGEGRPVAMCLTAGQISDHIGAKILYPVLPEGNCATMIADKGYDSDEYRSALSAKGIASCIPPRKGRKDPASFCKIQYKQRHKIENMFGRLKDWRRIATRYDRRADIFMAAITIAAIVIWWI, encoded by the exons ATGCCTGATTTGTTTCTTCTGTCAGTCGATCCGATGTCGAAAATTGAACCCTTCTTTCCCAAGTCACACGGAATAGCCCGGGTCGATGACCGTCGTGTCATTTCCGGCATCATCTACGTTTTGAAGAACGGCCTTCAATGGAAGGATTCTCCCCAGGCTTATGGCCCTCACAAGACGCTCTACAATCGCTTCCGGCGTTGGACTGAACTTGGTGTTTTTGATCTTATTTTCAGTCATTTATCGGCTGAGGATGGACCGCCTGACACACTCATGATCGATGCAACCCATTTGAAAGCCCACCGCACCGCGTCGAGCTTGG GTAAAAGGGGGATTCTTCCCCGCCACATCGGCCGCACAAAAGGTGGATTGAACACCAAATTGCACGCTGTGTGCGATGGTGAGGGGCGACCGGTTGCGATGTGCCTGACCGCAGGACAGATCTCGGATCATATCGGGGCTAAGATCCTGTATCCGGTTCTGCCAGAAGGCAATTGTGCGACGATGATAGCTGACAAGGGCTATGACTCTGATGAATACCGCTCCGCTCTTAGTGCTAAGGGAATCGCTTCATGCATTCCGCCGCGCAAGGGACGAAAAGACCCTGCTTCATTTTGTAAAATACAATACAAACAACGACATAAAATCGAGAACATGTTCGGGCGTCTCAAGGATTGGCGCCGCATAGCCACGCGTTACGACCGCCGGGCCGACATATTCATGGCTGCAATTACAATTGCAGCTATCGTCATATGGTGGATTTAA
- a CDS encoding TetR/AcrR family transcriptional regulator, protein MSDRRQSILDAALSVFVEKGYSSATIADIRRASGATTGSIYHFFGGKPDIAVEIWKTANTEWEKIAISKRSSETPKEMIQTVVLGLAEWALQDRALFLFYEEMRIRALTDPELVEILTVSKQGFEEAEVVYQSWVKMGAVRDMPWPLASALIVGPTYDYLRKCGGLERPEVNAIHLAESAWDIVRQS, encoded by the coding sequence ATGTCCGATCGTCGCCAATCCATCCTGGATGCCGCCCTGTCTGTTTTTGTTGAGAAGGGATATTCCTCTGCCACGATTGCGGATATCCGTCGTGCTTCCGGGGCAACGACAGGCAGCATTTATCATTTCTTTGGTGGCAAGCCTGACATCGCCGTGGAGATCTGGAAGACGGCCAATACGGAATGGGAAAAGATCGCCATTTCCAAGCGATCGAGCGAGACACCCAAGGAGATGATCCAGACGGTCGTGCTGGGCCTTGCTGAATGGGCTTTGCAAGACCGAGCGCTTTTTCTGTTTTACGAAGAGATGCGCATTCGGGCGCTCACGGATCCCGAGCTTGTCGAGATCCTAACCGTATCGAAACAGGGTTTTGAAGAGGCAGAAGTCGTCTATCAATCTTGGGTGAAAATGGGAGCGGTTCGGGATATGCCATGGCCATTGGCCTCGGCGCTGATCGTTGGGCCGACCTATGACTATTTGCGAAAATGTGGCGGTCTTGAGAGGCCTGAAGTGAATGCCATCCATCTTGCTGAAAGCGCATGGGACATCGTGCGACAGTCATGA
- a CDS encoding nuclear transport factor 2 family protein: MPDQAQTNLIAAKSFVTAVERMDGSVLDAFFSSDVKQIEWPNLFKPNGEERDLPKLKTDIEKARGILREQRYEITRELADGDCVMLEMIWRGTMEIDFPPLTKDQNLQAHCVAIFDFENGKATGLRNYDCFDPFA, from the coding sequence ATGCCCGATCAAGCCCAAACCAACCTCATCGCTGCCAAGAGTTTCGTCACGGCTGTAGAACGCATGGATGGCTCTGTCCTTGATGCCTTCTTCAGTTCGGATGTGAAGCAGATCGAATGGCCAAACCTGTTCAAACCGAATGGCGAAGAGCGCGACCTGCCAAAGCTCAAAACCGATATCGAAAAGGCCCGCGGCATCTTGCGTGAGCAAAGGTACGAGATCACCCGCGAACTGGCAGATGGAGACTGCGTCATGCTGGAAATGATCTGGCGTGGCACCATGGAAATTGACTTCCCTCCACTGACCAAAGACCAGAACTTACAGGCCCATTGCGTCGCCATTTTCGACTTCGAAAACGGCAAGGCCACCGGCCTTCGAAACTATGATTGCTTCGATCCCTTTGCTTGA
- a CDS encoding LysR family transcriptional regulator: protein MSINNINITMLRVLDALAHEKSYTKVAEGLGLTQSGVSHAMRAWEELLGGPLVWRSGREAGMTALGKRAQIEVRAALDHLEALSALSVEPEISGHVTIASVTSAAVGILPKVLAKLQKWYPKITVELIEGSDEECATLLDNKVVDIAISMGRLGADATLLRHLELGVVCPKNHSLSKQSSIDVLDLENHPLLMSASGCEEAINDYADQADVKLNVFLKIRDTRALLEAVKSELGMTILPKLTVSELGDGLVYKDLKSPLIRELQICSVASPSLATQTLYAEIMA from the coding sequence ATGAGCATAAATAATATCAATATCACCATGTTGCGTGTGCTGGATGCACTTGCTCATGAGAAAAGCTACACAAAGGTGGCCGAAGGATTGGGGCTTACCCAGTCTGGTGTCAGTCATGCGATGCGCGCCTGGGAGGAGTTGCTGGGCGGGCCACTTGTCTGGCGCTCTGGCCGTGAAGCGGGAATGACAGCTTTGGGCAAGAGGGCTCAGATCGAAGTGCGTGCGGCATTGGATCATCTGGAAGCATTGTCTGCTCTGAGTGTAGAGCCCGAAATTTCCGGCCATGTGACAATTGCGTCTGTTACCAGTGCTGCCGTTGGAATTTTGCCAAAGGTACTGGCAAAACTGCAAAAGTGGTATCCCAAAATTACGGTGGAGCTCATCGAGGGTTCTGACGAAGAATGCGCCACGTTGCTGGACAACAAAGTTGTAGATATTGCCATTTCCATGGGCAGATTGGGAGCCGATGCAACGCTGCTCAGGCATTTGGAACTTGGGGTTGTCTGTCCCAAAAATCATTCACTATCGAAACAGAGCAGCATTGATGTTCTTGATCTTGAAAATCATCCATTGCTGATGTCGGCGTCTGGTTGTGAGGAGGCCATCAATGACTATGCAGATCAGGCAGATGTAAAGCTGAATGTTTTTTTAAAGATAAGGGATACGCGTGCTTTGCTTGAAGCCGTCAAATCGGAACTGGGTATGACCATCTTGCCAAAATTGACGGTCTCCGAGCTGGGAGATGGATTGGTCTATAAGGATCTCAAAAGCCCTCTGATACGTGAATTGCAAATATGTTCTGTGGCTTCTCCCTCTCTGGCAACCCAGACCCTTTATGCGGAAATCATGGCCTGA
- a CDS encoding DMT family transporter: MKDLRPETADNTTPYLRGAVYGVAAVSIWAGWMAITRLGVTTNLDSWDIAALRFGVAGLLLSPVIMRHGFALDQLGLARLLLLISGAGAPYAIIAASGLEFAPAADAGALVPGVMPLFVALLSSFFLSEKFSPNRKLGLLMILTGVIAIAGSSLMSAELNRSFGHAIFLCASFLWAVFTIILKWAKLSPLHATALVSVGSMIGYLPVYFAIAGTKLLDAPLSDLIIQSIYQGVFTTVVSLFLFGKAVSILGASSGAAFGALVPAMAALLAIPILGEFSKPVDWLGIITISIGVFLASGGPLPQITNLKKSKS; this comes from the coding sequence ATGAAAGACTTGAGGCCTGAAACAGCTGACAATACAACCCCCTACCTTCGTGGTGCAGTTTATGGTGTAGCCGCTGTTTCCATTTGGGCAGGATGGATGGCAATCACACGTCTTGGTGTCACCACCAATCTGGATTCCTGGGATATAGCAGCACTGCGTTTTGGCGTTGCTGGGTTGCTGCTTTCGCCGGTTATCATGAGACACGGCTTCGCGCTGGATCAACTCGGTCTGGCAAGACTTTTACTATTGATTTCCGGTGCCGGAGCCCCATATGCAATCATCGCAGCAAGTGGGTTGGAATTCGCCCCCGCCGCCGATGCCGGTGCTTTGGTCCCTGGTGTCATGCCTCTATTCGTTGCATTATTGTCTAGCTTTTTTCTTTCCGAAAAATTCTCTCCCAATCGCAAGCTCGGCCTTCTAATGATTTTGACTGGCGTGATCGCCATTGCTGGTTCGTCACTCATGTCCGCCGAACTCAATCGATCCTTCGGTCATGCTATTTTCCTTTGCGCATCTTTTCTTTGGGCAGTTTTCACAATAATCCTGAAATGGGCAAAGCTTTCCCCGCTCCATGCGACTGCTCTTGTTTCCGTTGGCTCAATGATCGGATATCTACCGGTTTATTTTGCTATTGCAGGGACCAAATTGCTTGATGCACCCCTATCAGACCTGATCATCCAATCGATCTATCAAGGCGTATTTACGACAGTGGTATCGCTTTTTCTGTTTGGCAAAGCCGTATCAATCCTGGGAGCATCCAGCGGTGCTGCATTCGGGGCACTGGTCCCTGCCATGGCGGCCCTTTTGGCTATCCCCATCCTTGGTGAATTTTCCAAACCCGTTGATTGGCTCGGTATCATCACCATTTCAATCGGAGTCTTTCTGGCCAGCGGCGGACCACTCCCCCAAATTACCAACCTGAAAAAATCAAAAAGCTGA
- a CDS encoding GMC family oxidoreductase, translating into MAAPFDMNDDSVVVIIGTGAGGGVLANELAKKGVSVVALEAGGRYLPEDYINDEWESFGQLAWTDPRTTSGDWRVAKDFSGLPAWIVKAVGGTTTHWAGASLRFQDHEWKAATTYGKVEGANLLDWPIEAEEMAPWYDKAEKKLGVTRTNGWPGLPGNNNYKVFEAGAKALGYKEVSTGRMAIMSHENGDRTMCQQTGFCFQGCKWGAKWSAAYTDIPEGEATGNLEVRERAHVARILHNEAGKVSGVEYYDADGKLQMQKARVVCLAGNSFESPRLLLNSASSMFPDGLANSSGQVGRNYMRHMTGSVYATFDKPVRMWRGTTMAGIIQDEAKHDPSRGFVGGYEMETLSLGIPFMAAFLDPGAWGREFTTALDSYENMAGMWLVGEDMPQETNRVTLNMDVKDQHGLPVANVHFDDHPNDIAMRQHAYKQGMAVYEAVGATRVFPTPPYPSTHNLGTNRMSEKPEDGVVNKWGQSHEITNLFISDGSQFTTGAAVNPTLTIVALAIRQADYLADELSKGNL; encoded by the coding sequence ATGGCAGCACCTTTTGACATGAACGACGATAGTGTCGTTGTCATTATCGGAACAGGCGCCGGTGGCGGCGTGCTTGCAAATGAATTGGCCAAGAAAGGCGTCAGTGTTGTGGCGTTGGAGGCCGGCGGGCGGTATTTGCCCGAAGATTACATCAATGATGAATGGGAGAGTTTTGGTCAGTTGGCTTGGACCGATCCACGCACCACATCGGGGGATTGGCGTGTGGCGAAGGATTTCAGCGGACTGCCTGCATGGATCGTCAAGGCGGTTGGTGGTACCACTACTCATTGGGCCGGGGCATCCTTGCGGTTTCAAGATCATGAATGGAAGGCTGCAACCACCTATGGCAAGGTAGAAGGAGCCAATCTTCTGGACTGGCCGATTGAAGCTGAAGAAATGGCTCCCTGGTATGACAAGGCAGAGAAGAAGTTGGGCGTGACCCGCACCAATGGCTGGCCGGGTTTGCCGGGAAACAACAATTACAAGGTGTTTGAGGCCGGTGCCAAGGCATTGGGCTACAAGGAGGTCAGCACTGGGCGCATGGCCATCATGTCTCATGAGAATGGTGATCGGACCATGTGTCAGCAGACCGGTTTCTGTTTTCAGGGCTGTAAATGGGGCGCCAAATGGTCGGCCGCCTATACCGATATTCCGGAAGGCGAAGCGACCGGCAATCTGGAAGTGCGCGAGCGGGCCCATGTGGCACGGATTCTACATAATGAAGCTGGCAAGGTGAGCGGTGTCGAATATTATGATGCTGATGGCAAGCTTCAGATGCAGAAGGCGCGTGTGGTATGCTTGGCAGGCAACTCATTCGAGAGCCCGCGTCTTCTGCTGAATTCAGCCTCATCCATGTTCCCTGATGGGTTGGCCAATTCTTCCGGGCAGGTGGGGCGCAATTATATGCGCCATATGACCGGCTCGGTTTATGCGACCTTTGACAAGCCCGTTCGTATGTGGAGGGGAACCACCATGGCAGGCATCATTCAGGATGAAGCCAAACACGATCCGTCCCGTGGCTTTGTTGGCGGCTATGAGATGGAAACCCTCAGTCTTGGCATTCCCTTCATGGCGGCCTTTCTGGATCCCGGGGCATGGGGCCGTGAATTCACCACAGCTTTGGATTCATACGAGAATATGGCTGGCATGTGGCTTGTCGGGGAAGATATGCCACAAGAGACGAACAGGGTGACGCTGAATATGGATGTGAAGGATCAGCATGGATTGCCGGTTGCCAATGTGCATTTTGATGATCATCCAAATGATATCGCAATGCGTCAGCACGCCTATAAGCAAGGCATGGCAGTATATGAAGCGGTGGGGGCTACCCGTGTTTTCCCGACGCCGCCTTATCCGTCCACGCATAATCTCGGCACCAATCGTATGTCCGAGAAACCCGAAGATGGTGTGGTGAACAAATGGGGTCAGAGCCACGAAATAACCAATCTGTTCATCTCGGACGGGTCGCAGTTCACCACCGGTGCTGCGGTGAACCCGACATTGACCATTGTTGCCTTGGCGATCCGTCAGGCCGATTATCTTGCGGATGAATTGTCGAAAGGCAATCTCTGA
- a CDS encoding Twin-arginine translocation pathway signal, with translation MTKSEMRGLTRRQLLARVSAVGASFLIGSGFIAGTGAAWAYETNHLKSEDFATLVQMARDIYPHDRIPDEHYVSAVKGYDSSEAAADIATGITKLNEAAKKKGFVSYLDMGWERDRVDILRSMEDSSFFQKMRGGLVTGLYNQKAVWPIFGYEGESFSKGGYVDRGFDDINWL, from the coding sequence ATGACCAAGTCCGAAATGCGGGGACTCACCCGCCGACAACTCCTGGCGCGCGTAAGTGCTGTCGGGGCATCTTTTCTGATCGGCTCCGGTTTCATCGCCGGGACCGGTGCAGCCTGGGCCTATGAGACCAATCATCTCAAATCGGAGGATTTCGCCACGTTGGTGCAGATGGCCCGTGATATCTACCCCCATGATCGTATTCCTGATGAGCATTATGTCAGTGCCGTCAAGGGATATGACAGCAGCGAGGCTGCGGCAGATATCGCAACAGGGATTACTAAGCTGAATGAAGCCGCAAAGAAAAAAGGCTTTGTGTCTTATCTGGATATGGGATGGGAGCGAGACCGTGTCGACATCCTGCGCAGTATGGAAGACAGCTCCTTTTTTCAGAAGATGCGCGGTGGTCTCGTCACTGGGCTTTATAACCAAAAGGCTGTTTGGCCGATTTTCGGCTATGAGGGCGAGAGCTTCTCCAAGGGCGGTTATGTCGACCGCGGCTTTGACGATATCAACTGGCTTTAG
- a CDS encoding VOC family protein: MAKAIHSMIRVLDEKRSVDFYRRAFGLGISDRLDFSDFTLIYLSNPETNFEVELTVNKRRTEPYVLGDGYGHLAVSVEDLDAEHARFEAEGLSPRKLVEFAPDGELVGRFFFVADPDGYQIEVLERSGRFE, translated from the coding sequence TTGGCTAAAGCCATTCACAGCATGATCCGTGTTCTCGATGAGAAAAGATCTGTCGATTTTTATCGACGGGCATTTGGGCTTGGCATTTCTGATCGGCTTGATTTCTCCGACTTCACGCTCATTTATCTGAGTAATCCAGAAACGAATTTTGAAGTTGAACTGACCGTCAACAAGAGGCGCACCGAGCCCTACGTGCTGGGCGACGGATATGGCCATCTGGCTGTTTCTGTTGAGGATCTGGATGCTGAGCATGCTCGTTTTGAAGCGGAAGGGTTATCCCCGCGCAAGCTGGTGGAGTTTGCCCCGGACGGAGAGCTCGTTGGGCGCTTTTTCTTCGTAGCAGATCCCGATGGCTATCAGATTGAGGTACTAGAGCGCTCCGGGCGATTTGAATGA
- a CDS encoding ribbon-helix-helix domain-containing protein, producing MCEVFAGQDPIRYTSTTRRLRLNGQSTSIRLENAFWDILDQIARADQVSTPVFISKLHSEVLETRGEPVNFTSLLRTACLVFVAQSGATMPHDETMSVAAE from the coding sequence ATGTGCGAGGTTTTTGCCGGGCAGGATCCCATCCGTTACACATCCACAACGCGCCGTTTACGCTTGAATGGACAAAGCACCAGCATTCGGTTGGAAAATGCGTTTTGGGATATTCTGGATCAGATAGCCAGGGCAGATCAGGTCTCCACTCCTGTCTTCATTTCCAAACTGCATTCCGAAGTTCTGGAAACTCGTGGCGAACCGGTCAATTTTACTTCTCTTTTGCGTACGGCTTGCCTGGTTTTCGTTGCGCAATCTGGTGCCACTATGCCTCATGATGAGACCATGAGTGTGGCTGCCGAATAG
- the pyrF gene encoding orotidine-5'-phosphate decarboxylase: MRADNNLPIASCREGSNMSLYEVLSNAPRSELSVCVGIDPTPTSLSAWGLDDTAKGARKFALTMLEAAADTVSLVKPQVAYFERFGVEGYAVLTDVIKEARQMGLLVLADAKRGDIGSTIDAYGAAWLGKTAPMQVDAITVTPYLGFGSLAPLLNRAHDAGAYVFVVTRSSNPEGTELQEHGNPKIWHKILDDIADWEQSRGNRTIGAVVGATVPSDLKYALDRLPEAYFLAPGIGQQGATYKDVIGLTDDRKRIIISSSRALAANGPKASDIRAAIYRS; encoded by the coding sequence ATGAGAGCTGATAATAACCTACCAATTGCCAGTTGTCGTGAAGGGTCCAATATGTCGCTATACGAAGTCTTGTCAAATGCACCCCGTTCCGAATTAAGTGTATGCGTAGGCATTGATCCCACACCGACATCATTATCCGCTTGGGGATTGGATGACACGGCTAAGGGAGCCAGAAAATTCGCACTGACAATGCTGGAAGCAGCAGCAGATACAGTGTCACTTGTAAAACCGCAAGTCGCCTATTTCGAACGTTTTGGTGTAGAAGGCTATGCGGTTCTGACGGACGTGATCAAAGAAGCCAGACAAATGGGGCTGCTTGTGCTTGCTGACGCAAAAAGGGGCGACATCGGATCAACAATTGACGCCTATGGAGCTGCATGGCTAGGAAAGACTGCACCGATGCAGGTCGACGCAATCACCGTAACGCCATATTTGGGATTTGGCTCATTGGCCCCTTTGCTGAATAGAGCCCATGATGCTGGGGCTTATGTCTTTGTCGTCACGCGGTCTTCAAACCCCGAGGGCACGGAGTTGCAAGAGCATGGCAACCCCAAGATATGGCACAAGATTCTGGACGACATCGCAGATTGGGAGCAGTCCCGTGGAAACAGAACCATCGGAGCTGTCGTTGGAGCAACCGTCCCGTCGGATTTGAAATATGCGTTGGATCGCTTGCCTGAGGCTTATTTTCTCGCGCCGGGCATTGGTCAGCAGGGTGCCACTTATAAAGATGTAATCGGCCTGACAGATGATCGCAAAAGGATCATAATCAGCTCCAGCCGGGCCCTTGCCGCCAACGGCCCCAAAGCGTCTGATATTCGTGCTGCTATATATCGAAGCTAG
- a CDS encoding SulP family inorganic anion transporter, with protein MSIRRYNCDMRQPKIFTTLRTYSWTLFVADLLAGVTVAMVALPLSLAIAIASGADPAKGITTAIIGGFLISLFGGSRVQIGGPTGAFIVVVFGVIAHHGYDGLVLATFMAGIILLVGGYFRAGNLIAFVPEAVVSGFTIGIGIIIAISQLKDFLGLRIDAVPAGFVEKITALWEVRDTAGFAPFAIALITIFLIVLLRRIAPRFPVLIIGLGVSSALVAFMSLPVDTLGSRFGDLSSQMPWPELPNLSFARIVELLPSAFTIAFLAGVESLLSAMVADKMIEGHHRPNAELTAQGIANIGSALFAGLPATGAIARTATNIKAGGKTPVAGIVHAIVILLMMLLFAPLVSDLAMPALAALLVVTAWNMTEPHKWIQYARGRKSDIFLLLLTLVLTVLVDLTVAIGVGVSIGLALRLNRRKSTESDWSPRDR; from the coding sequence TTGTCTATTCGTCGGTATAATTGCGATATGCGTCAACCAAAGATTTTTACGACATTACGAACATATAGCTGGACACTTTTTGTTGCCGACCTGTTGGCTGGCGTCACCGTGGCCATGGTCGCTCTGCCGCTCAGTCTTGCCATTGCGATTGCTTCGGGGGCTGATCCGGCCAAGGGGATTACGACAGCTATCATCGGTGGCTTTTTGATTTCACTCTTTGGTGGCAGTCGCGTTCAAATCGGAGGGCCAACAGGGGCGTTCATTGTTGTTGTGTTCGGGGTGATTGCCCATCATGGTTATGATGGTCTTGTTTTGGCAACTTTCATGGCAGGCATAATATTGCTTGTTGGTGGATATTTTAGAGCGGGAAATCTGATTGCCTTTGTTCCAGAAGCGGTGGTAAGCGGTTTCACCATTGGTATTGGCATCATTATTGCGATCAGCCAATTGAAAGATTTCCTTGGTCTGAGGATTGATGCAGTCCCAGCTGGTTTTGTGGAGAAAATTACGGCTCTGTGGGAGGTGCGTGATACTGCTGGTTTTGCACCCTTTGCTATTGCGCTTATTACGATTTTCCTGATTGTGCTTTTGCGACGAATTGCGCCACGCTTTCCCGTATTGATAATTGGGCTTGGGGTTAGTTCTGCTCTCGTGGCCTTCATGTCGCTGCCCGTAGATACGCTCGGTTCTCGCTTTGGAGATCTCTCTAGCCAAATGCCATGGCCCGAACTCCCCAACTTGTCGTTCGCACGAATTGTCGAACTCCTGCCATCTGCTTTCACTATTGCGTTTTTGGCGGGGGTTGAGTCTCTTCTGTCAGCGATGGTTGCTGATAAGATGATTGAGGGACATCACAGGCCAAATGCCGAACTGACTGCTCAAGGCATCGCCAATATAGGTTCGGCGCTGTTCGCAGGTCTTCCTGCCACAGGCGCAATTGCAAGAACTGCAACGAATATTAAAGCTGGTGGAAAAACACCGGTGGCGGGGATAGTCCATGCCATTGTCATTTTGCTGATGATGTTGCTTTTCGCACCATTGGTAAGTGATCTGGCCATGCCCGCACTTGCCGCACTTCTTGTTGTTACAGCTTGGAACATGACAGAGCCGCATAAATGGATCCAGTATGCCCGGGGTAGGAAAAGTGATATTTTTCTGCTGCTCCTCACGCTCGTATTGACCGTCCTCGTCGATTTGACTGTGGCCATAGGTGTTGGGGTTTCGATCGGTCTTGCTTTGCGTTTAAATCGTCGAAAATCTACAGAAAGCGATTGGTCGCCGCGTGATAGATGA
- a CDS encoding ABC-F family ATP-binding cassette domain-containing protein, with protein MTILDINALSITLGDVLFSDLTLTVSKADRIGLVAANGSGKSTLLSCIDGKSEPTSGTITRSRGLRVGYVQQTIPHEHMDKTLYDSVLAALPPEQADYESWRVDVVLGELQVPYELQHKPLSELSGGWQRTAMLAAVWITEPDMLLLDEPTNHLDLHRIALLQDWLNALPRDVPVIITSHDRAFLDATTNRTLFLRPERSRIFRLPFSEARDALNEADAADERRFANDLNKVQQLRKKAAKLKNVGINSGSDLLLTKTKQLNERANKLEEAAKPAHREQSAGDIRLTNSGSHAKALITLNDLEVTTPDGRLLYKTGQKWICPGDRVVLLGANGTGKTRLISMIQRALSGAETGVKFAPSIVPAYSDQHLSQLEEGETPMSTLTAQFDVGDQRARALLAGAGINIQMQDTRLGKLSGGQKVRLAMLALRLKHPNFYLLDEPTNHLDIDGQEALERELIDHGACCLLVSHDRSFLRHVGNRFWWIQGKKLIEVDSPEEFLEQEMNNGEEV; from the coding sequence ATGACAATCCTTGATATCAATGCCTTGAGCATCACGCTCGGCGATGTGCTTTTTTCCGATCTCACCCTGACTGTTTCCAAGGCCGACCGCATTGGGTTGGTGGCTGCCAATGGCAGTGGCAAGTCGACCTTGCTTTCCTGTATCGATGGAAAGAGCGAGCCAACCTCCGGCACCATCACCCGCTCCCGTGGTTTGCGGGTTGGCTATGTGCAACAGACCATCCCGCATGAGCATATGGATAAGACGCTGTATGATAGTGTGTTGGCCGCATTGCCGCCAGAGCAAGCGGATTATGAGAGCTGGCGCGTGGATGTGGTGCTGGGGGAGTTGCAGGTGCCTTATGAGCTGCAGCACAAGCCTTTGAGTGAGCTGAGCGGAGGTTGGCAGCGCACGGCGATGCTGGCTGCGGTCTGGATCACCGAACCGGACATGCTGTTGCTGGATGAGCCAACCAATCATCTGGATCTGCATCGTATTGCCTTGCTGCAGGATTGGCTGAATGCCTTGCCGCGCGATGTGCCGGTGATCATCACTTCTCATGATCGGGCCTTTCTGGATGCGACGACCAATCGCACGCTCTTTTTGCGGCCGGAAAGATCAAGGATCTTTCGTCTTCCTTTCTCTGAAGCGCGGGACGCATTGAATGAAGCCGATGCTGCGGATGAGCGGCGCTTTGCCAATGATCTGAACAAGGTGCAGCAATTGCGCAAGAAAGCCGCGAAGCTGAAAAATGTCGGCATCAATTCCGGCTCGGATCTGCTACTCACCAAAACCAAACAGCTGAACGAGCGGGCAAACAAGCTGGAAGAGGCCGCAAAGCCAGCCCATCGCGAGCAAAGTGCGGGTGATATTCGCCTGACCAATAGTGGCAGTCACGCCAAGGCTTTGATCACGCTCAATGATCTGGAGGTGACCACACCAGATGGACGACTGCTCTACAAGACAGGGCAAAAATGGATTTGCCCTGGCGATCGGGTGGTGTTGCTTGGGGCCAATGGCACGGGCAAAACCCGGCTGATCTCGATGATCCAGCGTGCTTTGTCGGGTGCTGAGACAGGGGTAAAGTTCGCTCCCTCCATCGTCCCCGCCTATTCCGATCAGCATCTCAGCCAATTGGAAGAGGGTGAGACGCCCATGTCGACACTGACCGCGCAATTTGATGTGGGCGATCAGCGGGCAAGAGCGTTATTGGCTGGAGCTGGCATCAATATTCAGATGCAGGATACCCGGCTTGGAAAGCTGTCCGGTGGTCAGAAAGTACGCCTCGCAATGCTGGCTCTGCGGTTGAAACATCCGAACTTCTATTTGCTGGATGAGCCGACCAACCATCTGGATATTGACGGGCAGGAAGCCTTGGAACGTGAGTTGATCGACCATGGGGCTTGTTGCCTGCTGGTCAGTCATGACCGAAGCTTCCTGCGTCATGTCGGCAATCGCTTCTGGTGGATCCAGGGCAAAAAACTGATTGAAGTCGATAGCCCGGAAGAGTTTCTGGAGCAAGAGATGAATAATGGGGAAGAAGTGTGA